A genomic region of Pyrus communis chromosome 14, drPyrComm1.1, whole genome shotgun sequence contains the following coding sequences:
- the LOC137716040 gene encoding high mobility group B protein 10-like isoform X1: MSEVPTQKITEKEKPSSSSVTSAHQQRLLSLPANGSSLSSPASAPKAYPSPTATYEEVVQSSDLFLEKLREFHDSFRTKFMIPTVGGKTLDLHLLFVEVTCRDGLEKVIRDRKWKEVIAAFNFPTTITSASFVLRKYYLSLLYHFEQAYYFHKEVYSIPVLEPLSKNLFNGSATMEEGASTNQFPGQESTEVQLGCSIMGTIDGKFDSGYLATVNLGSDELKGVLYHAPTSTYVSQSFSDMPTRQNRKRSRLALRDPFRPKSNRSGYNFFFAENYARLKPLYYGQERAISKKIGYLWNNLTEAEKQVYQDKGMKDKERYRTELLEYKSSYNPTQQ; this comes from the exons ATGTCTGAGGTCCCAACacaaaaaattacagaaaaggagaagccttcttcttcctcagtcACTTCTGCTCACCAGCAACGACTCCTCTCTCTCCCCGCCAATGGGTCTTCTCTCTCATCCCCCGCCTCCGCCCCAAAGGCTTATCCTTCACCCACAGCAACGTATGAGGAAGTCGTTCAAAGCTCCGACCTTTTCTTGGAAAAGCTGAGGGAGTTTCACGATTCGTTCAGAACCAAATTCAT GATTCCTACTGTAGGAGGAAAAACTCTGGATCTACATCTCCTTTTTGTAGAAGTCACATGTCGTGACGGGCTTGAAAAG GTGATTAGAGATCGCAAATGGAAGGAAGTGATTGCGGCCTTCAATTTCCCAACAACAATTACCAGTGCTTCGTTTGTCTTACGGAAGTACTACTTGTCTTTGCTGTATCACTTTGAGCAGGCCTATTATTTCCACAAAGAAGTTTATAGCATACCAGTGCTTG AGCCTCTAAGCAAGAACCTTTTCAATGGGTCAGCCACCATGGAGGAAGGTGCAagtacaaaccaatttccaggtCAGG AAAGCACAGAAGTGCAGCTTGGTTGTTCAATCATGGGAACCATTGATGGGAAATTTGACAGTGGATATCTGGCTACTGTCAACTTGGGTTCTGATGAACTGAAAGGTGTCTTGTATCATGCTCCTACATCTACATATGTTTCTCAGAGTTTTTCGGACATGCCTACTCGACAGAACCGAAAGAGATCCAGGTTGGCATTACGTGATCCCTTTCGGCCCAAGTCAAACAGGAGCGGTTACAATTTCTTCTTCGCTGAGAATTATGCCAGATTAAAACCTTTGTACTATGGGCAAGAGAGAGCCATCAGCAAAAAAATTGGGTATCTATGGAACAATCTCACAGAGGCCGAGAAACAG GTTTATCAGGATAAAGGGATGAAGGACAAGGAGAGATACAGGACCGAACTGCTGGAATATAAATCTTCCTACAATCCTACACAGCAATAG
- the LOC137715403 gene encoding photosystem I reaction center subunit V, chloroplastic-like codes for MAATSSALFSAPSISSTATRHHQTLSPTQISFQGLRPLTRSTPPTKLGLHAPSTRRSSCVVKAELNPSLVISLSTGLSLFLGRFVFFNFQRENVAKQGLPEQNGVTHFEAGDTRAKEYVSLLKSNDPVGFNIVDVLAWGSIGHIVAYYILATSSNGYDPKFFE; via the coding sequence ATGGCAGCCACCTCCTCCGCCCTGTTCTCAGCCCCGTCCATCTCCTCCACAGCCACAAGGCACCACCAAACCCTATCACCAACCCAAATCTCCTTCCAAGGCCTCAGACCCCTCACCAGGTCCACCCCTCCCACCAAGCTGGGTTTGCATGCACCCAGCACCAGGAGAAGTTCATGCGTCGTCAAAGCTGAGCTGAACCCATCACTGGTCATCAGCCTGAGCACcggcctctctctcttccttggGAGGTTTGTTTTCTTCAACTTCCAGAGAGAGAATGTGGCCAAGCAAGGGTTGCCGGAGCAGAACGGGGTGACGCACTTTGAGGCTGGGGACACTAGGGCTAAGGAGTATGTGAGCCTCCTCAAGTCTAATGACCCTGTTGGGTTCAACATTGTGGATGTTTTGGCTTGGGGTTCTATCGGTCACATCGTGGCTTACTACATCTTGGCCACCTCTAGCAATGGCTATGATCCCAAGTTCTTTGAATAA
- the LOC137715634 gene encoding uncharacterized protein → MDIEHQETRFPPLAASDQERKPPKKLSGEEMESNNGGLFLKLKVAKPEPLGQNPQNFSAAPLPEFTRFCEVCLKGFSSGKALGGHMRMHVQANKELFNQSRKNTISSKPNNSKPRNSNVGSSNAGGILGIGGNSSSISNMKPVCCVCGKNFPSMKSLFGHMRSHPEREWRGIQPPPTAKNSSSSTVSDAVPDQSNRKAQEDQIESDETFFRSKSSVLNLSKTLPKWSQTARRGRKSGSTGFESDSDQSVSGLDSRSPRTVEEDEEQMEEAVHDLLMLAQANPLEGGGADETMCEVTNSNFLITTNQDREGGLPYHGYTAPATVGSTNKRKGASSEVKRSDKKWYDAYGGGFGQENSTVKNFLKLGLMEEENIGNHNNMEDELSDSQNSESIAVVRRKRRKMKLVDLEGRLRYKCNLCAKCFPSHQALGGHMSSHNKLKGITVAHSSMEDQSASADDPAAEDRVHGDEAERVALDHQQHHQCKICNKTFPTGQALGGHKRCHWTGPTEQQQQQQVVVVGPSEQLQQQLQAHSSQTIVGGGGGGKVLNFDLNELPPMEEDNQEGAGTGYQYGGAAAAGCSTSSYNSVTN, encoded by the coding sequence ATGGATATCGAACACCAAGAGACTAGGTTTCCACCACTAGCTGCCAGCGATCAGGAGCGAAAGCCCCCAAAGAAACTGAGCGGGGAAGAGATGGAGAGCAACAATGGAGGACTGTTTCTGAAGCTCAAGGTTGCAAAGCCGGAACCTTTAGGCCAAAACCCTCAAAACTTTTCTGCTGCTCCGCTGCCGGAATTTACCCGATTCTGCGAGGTCTGCCTCAAGGGTTTCAGCTCAGGTAAGGCTCTTGGAGGCCACATGAGAATGCATGTTCAAGCTAACAAGGAATTGTTTAATCAGTCTCGCAAGAACACGATTTCATCAAAACCCAACAATTCGAAACCAAGAAATTCCAATGTTGGAAGCTCGAATGCTGGTGGGATTTTGGGGATTGGAGGAAATAGCAGCAGCATCAGCAATATGAAGCCTGTTTGTTGCGTTTGCGGCAAGAATTTTCCGTCGATGAAGTCACTTTTTGGGCATATGAGGTCGCATCCCGAGAGAGAATGGAGGGGAATTCAGCCGCCTCCGACCGCCAAAAACAGCTCTTCTTCCACTGTGTCAGATGCTGTGCCTGATCAGAGTAATAGGAAAGCTCAGGAGGATCAGATTGAGTCTGATGAGACGTTTTTCAGGTCGAAAAGTTCGGTTCTTAATCTGTCCAAGACTCTGCCTAAATGGTCACAAACCGCAAGGAGAGGGAGGAAGAGCGGCAGCACAGGATTTGAGTCCGACTCTGACCAGTCCGTCTCCGGATTGGATTCGAGAAGTCCCAGGACtgttgaagaagacgaagagcaGATGGAGGAAGCTGTCCATGATCTTTTGATGCTAGCTCAGGCCAATCCATTGGAAGGAGGAGGAGCTGATGAGACCATGTGTGAGGTCACCAACAGCAATTTCTTGATCACCACCAATCAGGACCGAGAGGGTGGACTTCCATACCATGGGTACACTGCACCCGCCACCGTGGGGTCCACAAACAAGAGGAAGGGAGCATCATCTGAGGTGAAGAGGAGCGATAAAAAATGGTATGATGCATATGGTGGTGGGTTTGGTCAAGAAAATTCAACGGTGAAGAATTTCTTGAAGCTTGGATTAATGGAGGAGGAAAATATTGGAAACCATAATAATATGGAGGATGAATTGTCAGACAGTCAGAATTCTGAGAGCATTGCGGtggtgaggaggaagaggaggaagatgaaGTTGGTGGACTTGGAAGGAAGGCTGAGGTACAAGTGCAATCTCTGTGCGAAGTGTTTCCCGAGCCACCAAGCTCTGGGAGGACACATGTCAAGCCACAACAAGCTCAAGGGGATCACGGTGGCCCACTCATCAATGGAGGACCAGTCTGCATCCGCTGACGATCCGGCTGCTGAAGATAGGGTGCATGGTGATGAAGCAGAAAGAGTAGCACTTGATCATCAGCAGCACCACCAGTGCAAAATCTGTAACAAGACCTTCCCAACAGGTCAAGCTTTGGGGGGTCATAAGAGGTGCCACTGGACTGGCCCCActgagcagcagcagcagcagcaggtggtggtggtgggtccTTCTGAGCAGCTACAGCAGCAGCTGCAAGCTCATTCCAGTCAGACTATagtaggtggtggtggtggaggaaaaGTTTTGAACTTTGACCTAAATGAGCTTCCACCAATGGAGGAGGATAACCAGGAAGGTGCAGGTACAGGTTATCAGTATGGTGGGGCAGCAGCAGCTGGATGTTCAACTTCTTCTTATAATTCAGTTACTAATTAG
- the LOC137716040 gene encoding high mobility group B protein 10-like isoform X2 encodes MSEVPTQKITEKEKPSSSSVTSAHQQRLLSLPANGSSLSSPASAPKAYPSPTATYEEVVQSSDLFLEKLREFHDSFRTKFMIPTVGGKTLDLHLLFVEVTCRDGLEKVIRDRKWKEVIAAFNFPTTITSASFVLRKYYLSLLYHFEQAYYFHKEVYSIPVLEPLSKNLFNGSATMEEGASTNQFPESTEVQLGCSIMGTIDGKFDSGYLATVNLGSDELKGVLYHAPTSTYVSQSFSDMPTRQNRKRSRLALRDPFRPKSNRSGYNFFFAENYARLKPLYYGQERAISKKIGYLWNNLTEAEKQVYQDKGMKDKERYRTELLEYKSSYNPTQQ; translated from the exons ATGTCTGAGGTCCCAACacaaaaaattacagaaaaggagaagccttcttcttcctcagtcACTTCTGCTCACCAGCAACGACTCCTCTCTCTCCCCGCCAATGGGTCTTCTCTCTCATCCCCCGCCTCCGCCCCAAAGGCTTATCCTTCACCCACAGCAACGTATGAGGAAGTCGTTCAAAGCTCCGACCTTTTCTTGGAAAAGCTGAGGGAGTTTCACGATTCGTTCAGAACCAAATTCAT GATTCCTACTGTAGGAGGAAAAACTCTGGATCTACATCTCCTTTTTGTAGAAGTCACATGTCGTGACGGGCTTGAAAAG GTGATTAGAGATCGCAAATGGAAGGAAGTGATTGCGGCCTTCAATTTCCCAACAACAATTACCAGTGCTTCGTTTGTCTTACGGAAGTACTACTTGTCTTTGCTGTATCACTTTGAGCAGGCCTATTATTTCCACAAAGAAGTTTATAGCATACCAGTGCTTG AGCCTCTAAGCAAGAACCTTTTCAATGGGTCAGCCACCATGGAGGAAGGTGCAagtacaaaccaatttccag AAAGCACAGAAGTGCAGCTTGGTTGTTCAATCATGGGAACCATTGATGGGAAATTTGACAGTGGATATCTGGCTACTGTCAACTTGGGTTCTGATGAACTGAAAGGTGTCTTGTATCATGCTCCTACATCTACATATGTTTCTCAGAGTTTTTCGGACATGCCTACTCGACAGAACCGAAAGAGATCCAGGTTGGCATTACGTGATCCCTTTCGGCCCAAGTCAAACAGGAGCGGTTACAATTTCTTCTTCGCTGAGAATTATGCCAGATTAAAACCTTTGTACTATGGGCAAGAGAGAGCCATCAGCAAAAAAATTGGGTATCTATGGAACAATCTCACAGAGGCCGAGAAACAG GTTTATCAGGATAAAGGGATGAAGGACAAGGAGAGATACAGGACCGAACTGCTGGAATATAAATCTTCCTACAATCCTACACAGCAATAG
- the LOC137715509 gene encoding uncharacterized WD repeat-containing protein C2A9.03-like, with protein MSHYAGYVEDEYEMEDVDDDMDDEFHGREMGGSDSDVDEYDYLNSKVADTTAAQARKGKDIQGIPWDRLSITREKYRQTRLEQYKNYENIPNSGEGSGKDCKDTKKGSVYYEFRRNARSVKSTILHFQLRNLVWATSKHDVYLMSHFSIVHWSSLSCTKSEVLNVSGHVTPSEKHPGSLLEGFTQTQVSTLAVKDKLLVAGGFQGELICKHLDRPGVSFCSRTTYDDNAITNAVEIYDSPSGAVHFTASNNDCGVRDFDMEKFQLTKHFRYPWPVNHTSLSPDGKLLVIVGDNPEGILVNSQTGKTVMSLSGHLDFSFASAWHPDGMTFATGNQDKTCRIWDVRNLSKSVAVLKGNLGAIRSIRYTSDGQHMMMAEPADFVHVYDVKSGYEKEQEIDFFGEISGISFSPDTESLFIGVWDRTYGSLLEYGRSRNYAYLDSFI; from the exons ATGTCCCATTACGCTGGTTATGTGGAGGATGAATACGAAATGGAAGATGTAGATGATGATATGGATGATGAGTTTCACGGTAGAGAAATGGGCGGCTCAGATTCCGATGTTGATGAATATGACTACTTG AATAGTAAAGTAGCTGATACAACTGCTGCTCAagcaagaaaaggaaaagacatCCAAGGTATTCCATGGGATAGACTTAGCATTACTAGAGAGAAATACCGACAGACTAGGTTAGAACAATACAAGAATTATGAGAATATCCCTAATTCTGGAGAAGGATCAGGGAAG GATTGCAAAGATACAAAGAAAGGATCTGTATATTATGAGTTCAGACGAAATGCTAGATCGgtgaaatcaaccattcttcaTTTTCAG TTGCGTAACTTGGTCTGGGCTACTTCCAAGCATGACGTCTATCTGATGTCACATTTTTCCATCGTTCATTGGTCTTCCTTAAGTTGCACAAAGTCTGAGGTTCTCAACGTTTCTGGACATGTGACACCATCGGAG AAACATCCTGGAAGTCTCTTGGAGGGGTTTACACAGACTCAAGTTAGTACTCTTGCTGTAAAAGATAAGTTGCTGGTTGCTGGAGGATTCCAGGGTGAACTTATTTGCAAG CATCTTGATCGTCCAGGAGTTAGCTTTTGCTCGAGGACAACTTATGACGATAATGCGATAACAAATGCTGTTGAGATTTATGACAGTCCCAG TGGGGCAGTTCACTTTACAGCCTCTAATAATGACTGTGGAGTCAGAGACTTTGACATGGAGAAATTTCAGCTTACTAAGCATTTCCGGTATCCTTGGCCTGTGAAT CATACTTCTTTGAGTCCCGATGGTAAACTTCTTGTGATTGTTGGAGACAATCCAGAAGGGATTTTGGTAAACTCTCAAACTGGAAAG ACGGTAATGTCTTTAAGTGGGCACTTGGATTTCTCCTTTGCATCAGCATGGCATCCCGATGGTATGACCTTTGCTACTGGGAACCAGGACAAAACCTGCCGGATTTGGGATGTTCGAAACCTTTCCAAGTCAGTTGCTGTTTTGAAGGGGAACCTTGGAGCTATTCGGTCAATCCGGTATACTTCTGATGGTCAGCATATGATGATGGCAGAGCCAGCAGACTTTGTGCACGTCTATGATGTGAAAAGTGGGTACGAGAAGGAACAGGAAATTGATTTCTTTGGCGAGATATCTGGCATATCATTCAGTCCGGACACGGAGTCACTTTTTATTGGAGTGTGGGATCGTACATACGGTAGTCTTCTTGAGTATGGCCGGAGCCGGAACTATGCTTACCTTGACTCTTTTATTTGA